TGAGGAGGGACCCTAATGGAAAACCCATCACCATAGAACTGGAACCAGCTTTTGGTGTTGGCAATGCCGGAAAGAATCGATTTTGGAGGAGGTGAAGCTTCTTCTGTTGAAGAATGGGCAGTTGGGTATTGCTGAGGGATCAAAGAAATGAGAAAGATGGAAGTGGTCTTGAGGATTAAGTCTCTTTTGGAGATGGGTGTGTTGTTGGTGATGGTGAGCTTTGAAGTAAGCTTTGGGGTTGTGGGGTTGGCGattttgggtttagggtttagtgggttgggagggagggagaggagAAGAATGGCCATGAGAGAATGAGGATTGTATTCATGGCTGTTGAAAATTTGGAGGGAGATAATGTGGGGACACACAACCTGGGGTTTTTGTATGTCAGGATTGGGAAAGAGGTTAGCTTTAGGTATTTGGATACACCAAAAGGGTCTTTTTAGTCTTTTAAACTGAAATTCTTCCACTCTTTCAGTGTATATGCTATATACTAGCCTTGTTGGCATATGTGGGTCTGATTTCATTTTTAAAGTCCCACTTTTACCCTTGTTCTTGGATGCAGCATATCCCAACTATAAGGGAGACTGAGCCTACACATTATCCGTATTCAAATTCAACCaaccaaaatccaaaattaaacaaatccAAACCACCCAAAAAACCAGGAACAACATATACAAAATCACAAGTTCACagctctcttctttctctcatgATTCACCATTGCTAATACTCTGCTCTCTCTCCCATGGAAAccattctttcttctccctcACTCTCTCCGCTCTTCAACCCAAAACTCTCCTCTCTCCCACCCAATTCAAAGTCCCTGTTCCTCACAAAACCCATCATCAATTCAAGCCTCAAAAAGCACTCTGTCCAATCCATTAAAGCATCTTCACCAATAATACCCACAAGCTGGTTTTCTCATGCTCAACAAGGACTAGCTGCTCTTGCACTTTCGTTGGCTCTAAGCTTTTCCCCAGTCTTGACTAGTGGCAATGCACTAGCTTCTGAGTTTGATGTGATCAATGAGGGGCCACCCAAAGGCTCCTATGTTGTTGATGATGCAGGTGTGCTTAGCCGGGTGACCAAATCTGATGTGAAGCGATTGTTACAAGACTTGGAAGATAGGAAGAACTTCCACATCAATTTCATCACTGTCAGAAAGCTCACTGTAAGTTTCTTTCTATTTGATATAGTTCATTATAAGAATTTTGTAAATTTTGTAACTTTTATGTAACACCCTTTTGATCATATCTTAGTTCTAACAATGGGAACAAAGATTGAAGAATTGAAAAGGTTTGAGGTTTTGGTAGTGAGCATTGGTTTGATTTGGTTGCAGAGCAAAGCTGATGCTTTTGAGTATGCTGACCAAGTTTTAGAGAAGTGGTACCCTTCAGTTGAGGAGGGCAACAACAAGGGCATTGTTGTCCTTGTCACCAGTCAAAAAGAAGGAGCAATCACAGGTGGACCTGCATTTGTTCAAGCTGTGGGAGAAGGTGTCCTTGATGCAACTGTATCAGAGAACCTTCCTGGTAAACTATGCCTTCACTTCACATTCTTCAAGCAACAATTTTTGGATTCTAATACTTTTTTGGGAACCAATTTATGCTTATGAGTATGCACGAGTCAAACCACATTGATGTTCAAATGAGAATTGCAGATGTATGAGAAAATTGAGAGTAAATTTAGTGAGAAAAATGTAGGGTGGTAATGTCGTACTATTTTACAGAAGCGGCATATTAGTCCTTGTTTGTACTAAAGAAGTCCTAAGATTTACCCAACATTTATCTCAAGGAGTACAGATTGCACAGTTACTTGCATCATAAGCCATTGTCTTGTTATTCTTTTAGAGTTCGTAGCTAACTAGGGTAATGGGATTTTTGAATTTCTGATTGCAGTCTTGGCTACTGAGGAGAAGTACAATGAAGCTATTTACAGTAGCGCAAAACGGATAGTCGCTGCCATTGATGGACTTCCAGATCCTGGTGGACCAAAGCTTAACGAAAACAAGCGTGaatccaacttcaaaaccaaggAAGAGACAGAAGAGAAACGAGGACAGTTCACTCTTGTAGTTGGAGGATTGTTAGTGATTGCCTTTGTTGTTCCCATGGCACAATACTATGCTTATGTCTCTAGGAAGTAAGGGTGGAATCTCTGTAGTTAGATTCATCTTTGAATTATTTGTGATGAGTTTCACAAGAACATGTATAACATGCAGTTATAGAACCGATCATATTCGAGCGGTTGATGAAACTTGCAGACAGAGGAGAACAGAGTTTTTGTCAATAATTGTAAAGTATGTAATGGAATTAAGTTCTACTTCAGACTATAAGACTAAATTCAGCTATCTGCATCGTTTTACTGTGTGTTGGGATTAAGGCTTGGTTGAGTACATATGAATGCTCAAATAGGTGGAAAAACAAGATTAGAACAATTCAAAAATCACCACCTTGGGGTTTTAAAACTTGAGAGGAAAGAAATGTTGTTCGGCAAAGGAGGATCAGAATACTTTCCGGTGAGTATCTTTGATGAGACAAATTGATTTGCAGCTTCTGTGTAATGAATTCCATCCCAATTAACGTACACAGCACTATTGCTACACCCTTTGGATGTGACAGACGTGCCATTCAAGACCCTTGTTGATCCACAAGAAACCCGACTGTCATAGTTCAAAGGTGTACCTCCATACCCACAGCAAGCCATAATAGGTTGCTGAAACCCTGCAGAATACATTCATTCACAATCAATTAGGTAAACTGTAACAGCCAAGTGCAGAGGCAAAGTCATAGAATTAAGGAGCAAAGATGTACCAACCGTATCGAGAATAATTTGCAATAAGGTCATATTTTATAGAGAAGATATCAACATATGAGACACGTGCATCAGAGTATTGGCCTTGCAACTTTTTACTGAGATCATGAAGCTGCAGGTTGAAAGTTTTAGCTGCTTGGTTGTGTGCGCTAACACATCCATGCTCATCAAGCTTTGATGGGTTGGTTCCAAATGTGGCCACGTTCTGAGTCAAGCACCCCAGAGGACCTGTGTTGTGTACCCAAAAGTTCCTAGCACCTTGATCATATAATCTCTGaagaaaaaagcaaagaagGAATCTTCAGTATTCTTACTTCAGAATTTAACATTGAAACATGTCTTCATTGTTTAATGTTGCTGAACTGACCTTTATTCCTGATTCAAACTGTGCCAAAATTGTTGGAATAAAAGCAAGAATCTGATCCAGTGTTTTAGAATAAAATGCACCAGCAAGATCATTTTGGCCTATATCAAACACGTAAAGCCCCTTCTGAAAGGAATCTTCCGAGGGTAGATAATTTTCAAGTTTTTTACCTAGAACAAAAGGGAAAGTTATTTCAAAATATTGCATGCTAGTATTTTGCTGCACACAATATATATGCATCGAGTGAAATGaggttttcttcttttcaaagAACAAAGCTCTAGTACTCAAGAAAGTTCATGACTATACCTTTAGCAGCTAGCAATTGAAGAGCCCTGGATTTGAATCGCGAAAACTGAGAGACCTGAACCCCAAATGAAAAAGGGCAGACAGATGATGCAGTTGCTGGATGTGTAGTAGCCCCTCCAGCAGCAAAATTGCACCCATTTCGGAAACTTGGCATTCCAACTGAATCTAAATAGGGATTTAGAAATGGAAGGTTCATTGCACCCACTGCAAGCAACAACATTCTCTGAACAAATAAGTACATACATTGTCACAGCAGCCATCATAACTCACAAAGATGTACAAGTAAAACAAGATATTTAACAAATTAACATGGGAGCTTACTAAGAAAATTGATGATCTACAGATCTAGCATTGAGATTACAATCAGTGTATCCCCAAAATGGGTTTGAAATAAATCTGTCCATTAAGAGGGTCCTTGATATTCCAAGACAATTTAATTTTCAGTCCTGAAGGATTTACTAGACTCTAATTATGGTACATACGTACGTTACAAATATTTTCATACACCaagaccaaaataaaaaaatttaaaattccggacaaaaaaaaaccaaaacacatGGATCAAATCACTAGAAAGTCAGAAACACTATTCTCCGTTGTTCTTTCGGTCTTTCCATAGCATTGAGTAGTGGTGAGAAATTTACTTGAGCACATAGGACTGCAATCAAGGTAAAAGTATCTAAGGAGTTACTGCATGGAGTAAAAGTTAAAAACATTCAACAATACTGTTGGATAAGTTTACGTACTGAGAAAATCTATGATGAGACGGCCATCGGAAAACCTCCCACCCGATGACAACGAAGCATTGAAGTAAAGCTTTCCATAAGGATGAGGAAGCCGGAAACCTACGCCGGCGGTCAGCTCGCCGGTGTCGGAGTTCGAATCACCAAAGTTGAAAACGGCGGGATAGTTCAGTGAGTTTGCAAAACGTAAAAGAACGAAGCAGAGTAAGGTGAGAATacgaaaagcattgagattctTGGCAGCCATGGATGAAAGTGTGAAGACCAATCAAATCGAACTGGTTTGTAATTGTCGATATCTAAAGTGGTTCTGTTACACAGCCGGCTGAGTTAGATTTTCCAATAGTTCATGAAACACGTGACTCTACAATTAAGCTGCACGTGACAACATTGTGTCCTTTGTGTAGATTTGTGGATAGAAATTTCCATCCTCTTGTGTTCAGTGAATTTTGAAAGAAATGGAAGTTAGGTGCTTGGAGCTGGTTGGTGATTGACTGTAGCCACCTTAAATGGGATTCAAACGTGTAACCAAAAATTTCACcatctatttttgttttctaatcAATCATAACTTGAATGTTGAAAATCCGATAGCACTAAAAAACCATATGTGTAGCGGAGACTGGACAGAGGTATCAACTGTGTGATAGAGAGCGGAGAGTGGAGACATGTTCAATCAACATCGGTTGAACTCTATATAGGTACTCAATAATTCGTGCAGGTGTAATTCCGATACCATTTGCGATATGATGACGCAACCAAATAGGGATTTGTTTGTCCAAGGCAAACTTAATCGGGTTGGAAGTTTTAGTGACATAGTAGAGCTTCTTTTACGTTGGGCACCATGGGTTGGTCAAAAGAGTTGACATTGCAAAGTGGTACCCGGAGCCCAGTTAAAAAATTAAGTCCAGTAAAGTATCTCTGAGCAGATTTTTGAGAGACTGAAAGCTAGATTGAAGACTACATAGGATCACAAGATGATGCAAGTGGGAAAcacaaggaagaagaaatccAAATTCGTGAGGATCCCAGGTGATGTTGAATTTAGTTAGTATTTTGAAGATATCACATTTTCTCGTGCCATAATTAAACGAAACGATGTGGTAGTTGACGCGGCGTTCAAACATTGACATTCAAATGTTAATAGCTTAGCATTACTGCTACACAGCACAGGTGACATAGTcaataataaagcacaaaggAGCATCAGAACTTGAGGTCCAGAAGGAAAGGCATTTGGTCTGAAAAGGGTGGATCAGAATATATTCCGGTGAGTATCTGTGATGAGACAAACTGATTTGCAGCCTCAGTGTAATGAATCCCATCCCAACTAACATAGGCACTACTTTCACTGCACCCTTTGGCTGTGACAGAGCTCCCATTCAAGACCTTCGTTTGCCCACAGCTTATCTGACTGTCATAGTTCAAAGGTGGACCTCCATATCCACAGCAAGCCATAATAGGTTGTTCGAATCCTGCATATTAA
Above is a genomic segment from Rosa chinensis cultivar Old Blush chromosome 3, RchiOBHm-V2, whole genome shotgun sequence containing:
- the LOC112193019 gene encoding UPF0603 protein At1g54780, chloroplastic produces the protein METILSSPSLSPLFNPKLSSLPPNSKSLFLTKPIINSSLKKHSVQSIKASSPIIPTSWFSHAQQGLAALALSLALSFSPVLTSGNALASEFDVINEGPPKGSYVVDDAGVLSRVTKSDVKRLLQDLEDRKNFHINFITVRKLTSKADAFEYADQVLEKWYPSVEEGNNKGIVVLVTSQKEGAITGGPAFVQAVGEGVLDATVSENLPVLATEEKYNEAIYSSAKRIVAAIDGLPDPGGPKLNENKRESNFKTKEETEEKRGQFTLVVGGLLVIAFVVPMAQYYAYVSRK
- the LOC112193018 gene encoding GDSL esterase/lipase At1g54790, which codes for MAAKNLNAFRILTLLCFVLLRFANSLNYPAVFNFGDSNSDTGELTAGVGFRLPHPYGKLYFNASLSSGGRFSDGRLIIDFLMGAMNLPFLNPYLDSVGMPSFRNGCNFAAGGATTHPATASSVCPFSFGVQVSQFSRFKSRALQLLAAKGKKLENYLPSEDSFQKGLYVFDIGQNDLAGAFYSKTLDQILAFIPTILAQFESGIKRLYDQGARNFWVHNTGPLGCLTQNVATFGTNPSKLDEHGCVSAHNQAAKTFNLQLHDLSKKLQGQYSDARVSYVDIFSIKYDLIANYSRYGFQQPIMACCGYGGTPLNYDSRVSCGSTRVLNGTSVTSKGCSNSAVYVNWDGIHYTEAANQFVSSKILTGKYSDPPLPNNISFLSSFKTPRW